A segment of the Lycium ferocissimum isolate CSIRO_LF1 chromosome 5, AGI_CSIRO_Lferr_CH_V1, whole genome shotgun sequence genome:
tcaacggaaaatttttcgaggtgtaacagtatacTAGTGGgtcaaataacttaaaaatggGTTAAGgtatcttatgtctaaaaatggaTTCTAAAAGAATGGGTTGTGAACATCCTTTAGAAATGTAAACACTATCTATTTGTTTTACTTTGTTGAAAACATGGACGTATACGAAGGAATGTTTTCTAATTTTTGCATGTTcgtttggccaaattttttaGAAATCAAGTTcctcaaaaatgaaaaaaatgacttccccaatcaaagtaggaaaaacaagtcCACAATTGACATTTCACCAACCACCCTTCCACCAAACCCCAACAACTCCCACAACCTCCCTCACCCACCCCAACCCCCCGGGCCCCAACACCCTACCACCctcttcaaaaaaaatatttaaaaaaaaaaattggaaagttttttttttttttttggttttctctgACTCCCCATCCACCCTCCTCCCCACCCCCATGCCCACACCCCCACCACCCCtccaagaaaattaatttttttcaaaaaagttttaaattcttttttgacCCCCCACAACCCCCTCCAgaattttctacttcatatttaattttacctgtataaaaaaattataaaaattaaaagtttgcaTGGTAAAATTTGGTTTGGAGTGAGTGGTGGGTGGCTGTAAGGGATAGTGGATGGCGATGAGGGATAATGGGCGGGGGTGGGGTggataagaaaaaaattctcatttttataaaagttaaataaaatatatgaaatagaaaatttgggagggGTAGGTGGGTGGGAGGGTTCAATAGAGCAGTGGTGCGAGGTGGGTGGTGGTCTGGGGTAGGGGTGGGTGAAGATCAAGTAGTTGGAGGGTGGAGGTTAGGTGTGAAGGGTGGGTGTAGGGGTGGGATTTGGTTGGGGGTGGAGGGTGCGTGAGTGCTTGGCGTGTttggtgggtggtgggggtgggagggttggtgtggtatggggtGGTGGGGTTGGTGGGGTTGGTGGGGCATGAATagtatttttctgaaaaatattttctaccaaccaaccgaacatgagaaaataagtaagaaattcacttatttttccaccacccaaccgaacatgagaaaataagtacaaattcacttattttccaagaaaacattttcctccataccgaacacacctaTAGTTTGATGATcttcttatcaaaaaaaaaattcaaaaattacatTAGTGAGTTATTCCTACAACTTGAATGACCATTTGAGGAAACACAATTGAGCTAATCTACACAATCATAGCATTTGTGTAAGTATTCTTCACGTTTAGATATTCTATGTTAAGTATCGATGTTTGTTACTTTCAAGAACAATTAATATTAAGGCTAAAATGGGaaaaattgtttgattttgggtgtgttcggtatggaggaaaacattttccggaaaatgttttcaattttcccatgttcgtttggtcaaaaattttgaaaaacgttttctttagaaaaacaagtttctcaaaatggggaaaatgacttccctaataaatTTAGGGAAAACAAGTCTATAAGTGCATTCCACCAACCACCcaacccacccccaaccactcccaccaccccaccccacccccacgcctACCCCACCCACCCACTCCTGCCCCTCTCCCCCTCccggcaaaaaaaaattaattttgttttgaaaaaaaagttttgaatttttattttttgcaccaccccaccccatTACGCCACCCCCcaccccgccccccccccccccccccaccaaaaaaaaaaaaaaaatttgttttgaaaaaaaattttgaatttttttttttgtttttgcaccACCCCGCTCCCAAcccgcacccccccccccccccccaaaaaaattttgttttgaaaaaaaagttttgaatttttttttgttttttgcaccaccccgcCCCATCCCACCCACcccttcccaaaaaaaattaattttgttttgaaaagaaagttttgaattttttttttgttttttgcaccaccccacctaccccccccaccccccccccccctcccaaaaaaaaattaattttgttttgaaaaaaaagttttttttttttttttttgttttttgcaccacccccccACCCCTTGCCTCACCcctcaacccccccccccgccaaaaaaaataattttgttttggaaaaaaagttttgaatttttttttgttggttttttgcccccacccccaccccccattCCCGATACCCCACCACCCcctcaaaaaaaattgagggtgGGGGGTAGGTGGTTGTgggggttggtgtggtatgggtccacatcgagggggggggggcaggggggatgtggtggtttagaaaatccagaaaaaaaattaaatacttcaaaaaaaatcgggatgggggtaggggtggggttgggggggggtggggttgggggtggggttggggtgggtTGTGGGGCTTGGGTGGGTATTTTCCTGAAAATGTTTctaaccaaacgaacatgagaaaataagtaagaaattcacttattttccgctacccaaacgaacatgagcaaataagtagaaattcacttattttccaagaacacattatccaggaaaacattttccttcataccgaacacaccctttatCTTGAATTTCTAATATGATACTATTTTGATCAGTTATTTCTAGTAAACATAATAACCACTAAAATGGACCGGAGGAGTAGTTCCTTATCAGAAATTACTACCATATATAAGAGACAATCAAgtgcttttgtagtcctcacaaaagttttcaataaaatatcaaacttttcaattaattacttttaggtcctgatcttattttttaaagttaaatttattttttgtacttgTGGTCGACTTTTCAAAAGCTGTCAAACCTCCTAccgtatttttccttttcttatttgCTATCAAGTGTCCGGTATCCACATTGGAGTCCGATTAATTTGGATCCGTGTCGCGTAGGGCCCATCGTTTAGGAGAAGCGTTCCATACTAagaattttttcaaattcaGGCTCGAACCTAAGACCCCTGGTTACTTTCCTCTATTGATCTTATCTATTAACCTATAAAATAGTCATTTCTTCGCTAGATTCTTGCTTCTTGTTgctctcttgttttctcctttttcatttgttgcttattatagatttttacatgtagatatttcttttactttatatttgtattatgaaatttgaggatttcttgaaaattcttttaTCTACATGTAgacatttcttttactttatatttatactttaatgaGCTCATATGTGTTTAAAaagatattactaaataattttaagatagattaaaaaattattaaatgatgtcatatagtgttgaaaatgaagataGTATTATCAGTCGAGATTGGGTTATCTTTAAAGtctcttgtttggttaactataattcatcttttaaacacaaaataagtTTGAAGCAGGGGGAAGTTAGAGTGTCGGCTACGGGTTTGATTGAATTCGgaagttaaaataataaaagagtgaaatgaaaattttgcttttagatattgaaaatatacttatttgaaatttaattattactaaaataaattatatttctttaattaaaatatctacttttatatcttgagggCCTCATGGAACTAGTATCCAAATAGGAGGCAAAATGGACTCACGGTTTAGGCCCAATTGTTAGCTTGTCACCATTTTCAATGCCCGGGCTTCATGGAACTAATATCCAAATAGGAGGCAAAATGGACTCACGGTTTAGGCCCAATTGTTAGCTTGTCACCATTTTCAATTTTCATCCAGTTCTTAAAGTACGATAGGCTCTGAATTAAAAGTTGCTCGGTTTCTACAAGTTAGGTCCAACATATATAGAGGGATGGTTGCATttcaaatttctttcaaaagtaatatggatgatttttcaaATATAGGTAATACCGTAATAATGTCTTGATGTACAAGCTAATAGTTCACGGTGAAGGTATTGACATCAAAATTAGAATGCTCTATGCTTAAAGCAAGGACAAAGTTGCCAACCTATTGAGCATTGACTAGCAATACTTAGTGCTGTCAAAAGAATTTTAATTGATAAGTCAAATTTAACCCCACTGACTATTAGGTACTTTTTCATCCACCtaattttagttttaatttgtttgaagTTTCAAAAATTGACCAAACTAACCCTATAGTCTATTTGACCAAACTTTCAAATCTATGTATTTTAAAGATTGAGAGTAACAGTTCGTGTTTAacttattaatttgaaaaacatttttattatactagAGCAGTAATTTGTGATGGGTTCAGAAAAAATCTTAAAGTTTAAACCTTTCCATTGTCATCCCCACCCCTAAAGGATCTCTAGAAAATATGAAGAACAAGctgaaaatgacaaaaacatGGCGGCCAAACTTTTCGTCAATTTTAGGGGCTAACATTCCTTCGCCAAGGAATTAATTACCAACCTGTTAATATTACAAAAACTTGAGTGACGTTACCCATGCTGTGACCTTTTCCAGAAACAAATGGTTAAACAGAGCTAATAGTAAGATAAATCTTAACAGTTCTTGCTATTTTGTAGCTAATAAATGCGTTACACTAGCTTGAACATGAGATGAACCCGAAACAAATATAGATTCTCATATGCAGTCCATACACAATGATGACAAGGTCAATATACCTATCAACATATTTTTAGATCTCCATCCACTTAACAAATGTAATCACTAGTCGCTATAGCACCTGAAAGTGCATATACAGATTTTCTGGTACTCCTCGCTTTTCTATTTAAAACTTCGTTATTTTATTTTGCTATACAGCATAAACAACGTTGCCAATGCTCATGGctaaagagaaaacaaaagcaATCCAAGCCAAAACTATCAAACTCAGATTGTTCTTATCGTGTAACCTTCTGTCCAGACATAGGTAGGGAGATGCTTCTCACAGTATATTTTGCAGACCAGCACACCTATTCAGTGACCTGTGCACTAGCTGCCTCCATCAGGCCGTTGCGTATCTGGTCACCAATGTCACGAACATGGCCAGGACCATGTGGTATGAAAACGGTAGTGTTCTTTGAAGAGTTTCCAAGGTCTTTGATGGTGTCAAAATACTGGGTGATCATTATTAGATCCATCACTTCTTTAGCGGAGGCCCCTTCTACTTTATGCGAGAAGTTCAAGATGTTCTCTCTCAAACCATCAGTAATTGCCTGCCTCTGCCTGGCAACCCCAACCCCACCTAAATACTTGGCTTCAGCCTCAGCTTCTGCTTTCTTAACTTGGAGAATCTTATCTGCTTCTCCTTTGTATACACTAGCAAGCTGCATCCTTTGAGCTACAATACAGAATAAGATTAAGAGTATATAGTTAAGAAAGCTCTTAATCCACGTATCAGATTACAATCTATAATCTATTACAACAACctgggaaaaaaatattttttatggcAATAATGAACATTTGAATCTTTTGAGGACATATAGTCCTCCTCTATGTCAATCATATAGTACTTCCAGGTAGGTAGTGGAACGTAGTCCCGTGTATCCATTCCGTATAGTAGGCGCAGTATTATCTTTGTAGTTCCTTGACCTTTAACTTCCTGTTACTTTCTGATGTCTCTTGTGCTTCGATTATCGTATTAGTTTGCTACATTTACTGTTACTTATTTTCATACTGCTTATTTATAGTATTTTGCCATGGTTCCTTTACTTTCATCAATTCTTGGCTGACTTTTTGCCCtgctttctcttgagccgagggtctttcgcaCTTGTGGAACTAcagtgggtatgttgttgttgtagtagtaCTTCCAGAAACAAAAGGGACAGTTAGGTAACATTTGTCCCTCCACACACCAGATGCGTCCTCAATCAACACCTTGCTCAAAGATAAAAAGTTTCTAAGTTCTCAATAAAGCAGATATACCAGAAGCTTAGGGGTGAATACCAGAAAGTGGAGTGGAGGAAATTGGTGTGTAACAATGCTCCGTGTCCTAAGTGGCTGTTCATACAATATCTAGCACTTAATTGTAGGCTGCTCACAAAGGATAGATTGGCTGGATGGGGATGTGCAGATAATGTTGATTGTGTGTTATGTGAGATTGAGGTGGAGAGTAATAGCCACCTGTTTTTAAGTTGCTCCTTCTCAGCCCAGATATGGCACAGAATTCTGCACTGGCTAAACATTCAAAGGCAAGTATAGAGTTGGGAAGATGAAACAAGATGGGCTGTAACTCATTGCAAAGGGAAGCAGCCAAGGGCAGAACTGCAGAAGTTTATAGAATGGCTCTTGCTGCAACTGTGTATCACATATGGCAAGAGAGGAACCACAGAATTTTCAAAGGGCAGAGCAGAGACACCCCAATACTTGTGAGGAAGATTGTGCAGGAAGTTCATATCAGAGGAAGAATGAGGCCAAGATTGGCTATGCTGCTGACTAACCTGAACTTCTATCCTTAGTACTAGTTGTTCTGTAGTAAAGTTGTGATCATGATGTTCTGAGCTTGTGTAGTGAGGTAGGAGGTTGAAATAGATGTAGTAGTTTGCTGCAGAACTGGGGGCTGTCCAGTTCTGTTTTTCCTGTGCTGTAATGTTCACTTGGtaataaaatcaacttatttacctaaaaaacaaaaaaaaagtgtctaagtgccGGCATGTGCATTGGAATTTACCAAGGATTACAACAGATCAGTACCATCAATGCTCTATTTGTACACAAAGGTAGAAACTTGAGTATTATCAACACTCTATTTTGTAAACTAATTCAGAGGTCAAAAAGCAGAAATTGAAGTACCATTAACGCTATTTGCATACTAATTCCCCTTCAAATTTTAAACCATGCATTCTTTGAACACAAATTTTATTCATATGCAGAACTATGCTAATTCAGAAGTAGAAACTAAAAATTCTGCAGAACTATGCTAATTCAGAAGTAGAAACTAAGTATCATCAACACTCTTTGTACACTAATTCAGAAGTAGGAAGAGTACAAACATAAATACCATCAGCACTTTATTTGTATACTAATACAGAAAGAAGAAACTAATCCCCTTCAGATCTTAAAACATGCATTTTTTAACAAGAAACGTTATTCATCTGCAAAACTAGAGCGTGTCTTACCTGCATTTATCTCGTTCATTGCTCTTCTCACAGAAGCATCAGGAATAATGTCAACCATCAGTATGTGCTCGATATTATATCCATACGCACCCATCACCTGACATATAAACTAAATAAGAGACTCCAAGAAACAAAAAATTCCTATTGGACTGGGGAAAGTTTCAAACCCTTGTAGACTCTGAAAAAATGGTCCCTAAAGCTTTCTTAGAGAACAACTTCATGATCTAAACTCTCTCTGTTCCCAGTTTCTCCTTTTCGATAAGTCAGATTGAGATtgtattttttccttttggctGTGCTTCTTCTTCCCTTTCTTGGGGTGggttttttgtgtgtgtgtgtgtgaggggGCGGCAGCAAACAGCTTACAGTGAGTTCTACATCAAATTCTACTTGACCagtaaaaataacaaaatttatTCTAGACCAAGGTCGAGAATTTTCACTGGCATActaatgaaaaaagaagaaagaactaGAACACACGCCAGACCAAAGCTTTTAAGTTTTACATTaacattcctttttttttggagtaAGCTAACAGAGTAATCctttttttcttcccttttgtggaatatttttcctttttgcagGGCAGGGGAGGGGGTGGAAGGACACTGTGTTGTTGGTTCTGCCTCATTTCTACAATTCTACTTGATTAATAAAATTAAGAAGAGAAATACAATATATCCTCTTAGAGACATATTAAGAGGTAGTATAATATATTAAAGACAGCAGACCAAGACCGAGCGTTTTCCCCTAACATACTGAAAGGAAGATCAGCAGAAAAGCCTAATTTCCTTCAATTAGTTGAAGATGACTACTTGAACATACAGTTTCCACTTTCAAGATTCTGAGAGTATCTTCTCAGAAAAGGTTAATTGATAATTGTCAATCAATACATGCTACTAGATAATAGGAGTAATGCactttgagaaaaaagaaaaagatattaagACGAACTGCAAAAAATGAGGGAAGAAAACATCTTGAGTAAGAAGCAAGTGTTAAAACAATCCCAAGCAGAGAGGCAATCTAATTATGATCCAAATTCCCTGCCTTCCACATAAAATTGATCAAAAGTTGCAGTTTGCATGATAAAATCTCAACTAAGAAACAAACAAGTGGCAGAAGACCCAAAATTTTTGGGGAGCTGAAGTCATCCAAATGATTTTATGCCATTTAAGACCTGCATTTCAAAGCAAAGTCCAGGCTCCAACAGTTTGAAACAAGATAAGATTTGTTTGAGTTTCATAGAGAGAGAACATAT
Coding sequences within it:
- the LOC132056659 gene encoding protein PPLZ12 encodes the protein MGNVNCVFCGCIEQASVGVVEKWGRFYRLAEPGLNFWNPLAGECLSGILSTRINSLDVKIETKTKDNVFVQLLCSIQYRVIRQNADDAFYELQNPTEQIQAYVFDVVRAHVPKMNLDELFEQKDEVAKAVLEELEKVMGAYGYNIEHILMVDIIPDASVRRAMNEINAAQRMQLASVYKGEADKILQVKKAEAEAEAKYLGGVGVARQRQAITDGLRENILNFSHKVEGASAKEVMDLIMITQYFDTIKDLGNSSKNTTVFIPHGPGHVRDIGDQIRNGLMEAASAQVTE